A stretch of the Methylacidiphilum caldifontis genome encodes the following:
- a CDS encoding glycosyltransferase family 2 protein encodes MSNSSSPLLSVIIPTFNRSVYLQKVLHALGQQELDHSLFELIIIDDGGSDDSPQVVEAFSAQLAIRYVRKEHAAQASARNLGIYLAKGEILVFLDDDDIPTSSFLSELLNSHRRYPDPSVAVLAYTELSERLRSDPLLVYVTGDGGQYFSYPALTDGQIYDWKTFWSGRISVKRSFLIEGGIFNPIFRFLEDVELGWRLSKRGLKVVYNKKARTILVRNPGFEGICQRERCKGKYHYLFGYLYDDQEVKDYSRIKDWQKRWLQLYPFHENLYGSVKKLHDCLTLRVKEGGSIEGSQRTLLYESYQKVLESFFYKGMSEGAELVLELGEKGYLAQQHHRKLIVPLPQRGLPILASMPLAQENFSTTLLDEIYRAYAKNIALRAGGEVDYEGEIDKNLAEYLWETIPEGSKTIEVDGLIATLIFINKKMDHTVLLSKAQWEAPLQDYLKTTNCFSDRLRIERGPTEKILPGLGQRGYDVAILHGKKGFPYPFMEFLYLSKGLKEKGLLIINDNFLYGCALLCQFLRLLEKEWKLEKVFSGAMIFRKLKEPSQEERESIKPIDLWGEEKIFTILGPYWRETFKGEKDF; translated from the coding sequence ATGTCTAATTCATCCTCTCCGCTGCTCAGTGTTATTATTCCTACTTTTAATCGGTCAGTCTACCTTCAAAAAGTACTCCATGCGCTGGGTCAGCAAGAGCTGGATCACTCTCTTTTTGAGTTAATTATTATTGATGATGGTGGCAGTGATGATAGCCCTCAAGTTGTCGAAGCTTTTTCAGCTCAGCTGGCTATACGTTATGTCCGCAAGGAACATGCAGCCCAGGCCTCCGCGCGCAACTTAGGGATCTATCTGGCCAAGGGGGAGATATTAGTTTTTCTCGATGACGATGATATTCCTACTTCTTCTTTTCTATCTGAACTGTTGAACTCTCACCGTCGTTATCCTGATCCTTCGGTTGCCGTGCTGGCTTACACGGAGCTTTCGGAAAGGTTGAGATCCGACCCCCTTTTAGTTTATGTCACCGGTGACGGAGGCCAGTATTTTAGCTATCCGGCTTTGACTGATGGGCAAATTTATGATTGGAAAACGTTCTGGTCGGGAAGAATTTCTGTTAAACGATCTTTTCTCATTGAGGGAGGGATTTTTAACCCGATTTTCAGGTTTCTTGAAGATGTAGAACTGGGTTGGAGGCTTTCGAAAAGAGGACTCAAAGTCGTTTATAACAAAAAGGCACGGACCATCCTTGTCAGGAACCCCGGTTTTGAGGGGATCTGCCAGAGGGAAAGATGCAAAGGAAAATACCATTATCTTTTTGGCTATCTTTATGACGATCAAGAGGTAAAAGATTATTCCAGAATCAAGGATTGGCAGAAAAGATGGCTCCAGCTCTATCCTTTTCATGAAAATCTTTATGGTTCAGTCAAAAAGCTTCATGATTGCCTAACTCTAAGAGTAAAAGAAGGCGGGTCCATTGAGGGAAGTCAAAGGACCCTGCTTTATGAATCCTATCAGAAGGTTTTAGAAAGCTTTTTTTACAAGGGCATGAGTGAAGGAGCGGAGTTGGTCTTGGAACTAGGGGAAAAGGGCTATCTTGCCCAGCAGCACCATAGAAAGTTAATCGTTCCCTTGCCTCAGAGAGGCCTGCCCATTCTGGCTTCAATGCCCTTGGCGCAAGAAAACTTCTCGACGACTCTTCTCGATGAGATATACAGAGCCTATGCAAAAAACATAGCGTTGAGAGCAGGGGGAGAAGTCGATTATGAAGGGGAAATAGACAAAAATCTTGCTGAATATCTGTGGGAAACGATTCCCGAAGGAAGCAAGACCATCGAGGTGGATGGATTGATCGCTACCCTGATTTTTATCAACAAAAAGATGGATCATACCGTTTTGCTTTCTAAGGCGCAGTGGGAAGCCCCTCTCCAGGATTATTTGAAAACAACTAACTGCTTTTCTGATCGATTAAGAATAGAAAGAGGGCCTACCGAAAAAATACTTCCCGGGCTAGGGCAAAGGGGTTATGACGTAGCCATTTTGCATGGCAAAAAGGGTTTTCCTTATCCTTTCATGGAATTTCTTTATCTTTCAAAGGGGTTAAAGGAAAAGGGGCTTTTGATTATTAATGATAATTTTCTTTATGGTTGTGCTTTATTGTGTCAATTTTTGCGGTTATTGGAAAAAGAGTGGAAACTGGAAAAAGTCTTCTCTGGTGCGATGATCTTTAGAAAATTAAAAGAACCAAGCCAAGAAGAAAGAGAATCGATTAAACCCATTGATCTTTGGGGAGAGGAAAAGATCTTTACAATCCTTGGTCCTTATTGGAGGGAGACTTTTAAAGGGGAAAAGGATTTTTAA
- a CDS encoding DUF707 domain-containing protein, translating into MNCKGKIGVIGVYYLNRASLIRHLVKILSSSQNWDVEQRWAALGQGEIDPELKAYTLKKGSFWKFSAANQLIPKESSFDYIFLCDDDVELPDGFLDHYMEWVLKYGFDLSQPARSHQSFIDHPFTEKIDGIKARLTRYVEIGPVVCISRRALELLFPFPEFPPSGWGLDYHWPVILQKSGLKLGIIDQVSCIHNFRIPVKYYEQSNPWKEMEYFLSVNPHLKKEEAFQILEVYV; encoded by the coding sequence ATGAATTGCAAGGGGAAGATTGGAGTCATTGGGGTTTATTATTTAAATAGAGCTTCATTGATTAGGCATCTAGTCAAAATTTTAAGTTCTTCGCAAAACTGGGATGTTGAGCAGAGATGGGCAGCATTGGGGCAAGGGGAAATAGATCCTGAACTTAAGGCCTATACCCTAAAAAAAGGAAGTTTCTGGAAGTTTTCTGCGGCTAACCAGCTGATTCCCAAAGAGAGTTCATTTGATTATATCTTTTTATGTGACGATGATGTCGAATTGCCAGATGGTTTTCTTGATCATTACATGGAATGGGTTCTGAAATATGGTTTTGATCTTTCACAGCCTGCCCGCTCTCATCAAAGTTTTATTGATCATCCTTTTACTGAAAAGATCGATGGCATTAAGGCAAGGCTCACTCGATATGTAGAGATAGGCCCTGTGGTTTGTATCAGTAGAAGGGCATTAGAGCTACTCTTTCCTTTTCCTGAATTTCCACCCTCCGGTTGGGGACTCGATTACCACTGGCCTGTGATTCTCCAAAAGTCGGGCCTTAAGTTGGGCATCATTGATCAGGTTAGCTGTATCCATAATTTTAGGATCCCCGTGAAGTACTATGAGCAATCGAATCCTTGGAAAGAGATGGAGTATTTTCTTTCGGTTAATCCCCACTTGAAAAAAGAAGAAGCATTTCAGATCCTTGAAGTTTATGTCTAA